AACCCCGAGCAGCTGTTCGCCGCCGGTTACGCGGCGTGCTTCCACTCGGCGCTGCAGGCGGCCGCGCGCGGCCGCAAGATCGCCGTCGACGGCTCCTCCGTGGGCTCCCGGGTCTCGATCGGCCCGAACGGCGACCGCGGATTCCAGCTCGCGGTGCAGCTCGAGGTCGTCATCCCCGACCTCGATCACGAGACGGCGCAGGAGCTCGCCGACGCCGCGCATCAGATGTGCCCGTACTCGAACGCCACGCGCGGCAACATCGAGGTGACCGTCTCGGTCTCCGACGACTGAGCACCGGCACCGGCTCCGGAAGCGCCGGCGCCGCGGCCCGGACGCACCGATTCCGCGCCGGCCCGAATCGGGCCCGCGCGGAATCGCGTCGGATGGCGGCGTGTCAGCCCGCCGACTCCTCGGGCCGCTCGGCCGCCTCGGCCGCGGCCTCGTCGGGCACATAGCCGTCGACGTGGCGCTCGTCCGGTCCGCTGTAGGCGGACAGGGGCCGGATCAGGGCGTTGGAGCCCTGCTGCTCGATGATGTGCGCGGTCCAGCCCGTGATGCGGGCGGCGACGAACAGCGGCGTGAACGTGACGGTGTCGAAGCCGATCAGGTTGTACGCCGGACCGGACGGGTAGTCGAGGTTCGGGTAAATCCCCTTCCGCTCGACGAACTCGCGCTCGAGCGTCTCGTAGAGCTCGGCGACGTCGGGGCGGTCGTAGTGCGCCACGAGCGTGTCGAGCGCGGCCTTCATGGTGGGCACGCGCGAGTCGCCGCGCTTGTAGACGCGGTGGCCGAAGCCCATGATCTTGCGCTTCTCGGCGAGCGCGGCGTCGAGCCAGGGTCCCACGGCGGCCGCGGTGCCGATCTCGTCGAGGATGTGCAGCACGGCCTCGTTGGCGCCGCCGTGCAGCGGCCCCTTGAGCGCACCCATCGCTCCGACCACGGCCGAGTACAGGTCGCTGAGCGTCGACGTGATGACGCGCGCGGTGAACGTCGAGGCGTTGAAGGAGTGCTCGGCGTACAGGATCATCGACCGGTTGAAGGCGTCGACGACGACCTCGTCCGGATCCTCGCCGAACGTCATCCAGAGGAAGTTCGCGGCGTAGTCGAGGTCGTCGCGCGGCGCGACGGGGTCGAGTCCGCGGCGACGGCGCTGGCCGTAGGCAACGAGCGCCGGCAGTGCGGCGAACAGGCGGATCGACCGCTCGAGGTTCTCCTCGGCCGTGCCCACGGCCTCCAGCACGTTGTCGGTGCCGGCGGTGTCGATCGCGCCGAGAACGCTCACGGCCGTGCGCAGCTCGTCCATCGGGTGCGCCGACGCGGGCTGCAGG
The Microbacterium sp. JZ31 genome window above contains:
- a CDS encoding organic hydroperoxide resistance protein; translation: MDALYSTEALATGAGRDGRVAVAGSDLAFDLAVPKEMGGSGAGANPEQLFAAGYAACFHSALQAAARGRKIAVDGSSVGSRVSIGPNGDRGFQLAVQLEVVIPDLDHETAQELADAAHQMCPYSNATRGNIEVTVSVSDD
- a CDS encoding bifunctional 2-methylcitrate synthase/citrate synthase, with protein sequence MMSDIKKGLAGVIADETAISKVNPETNSLLYRGYPVQELAATQSFEAVAYLLWHGELPDEHQLAELRATERRHRALAPEVKAVIDLQPASAHPMDELRTAVSVLGAIDTAGTDNVLEAVGTAEENLERSIRLFAALPALVAYGQRRRRGLDPVAPRDDLDYAANFLWMTFGEDPDEVVVDAFNRSMILYAEHSFNASTFTARVITSTLSDLYSAVVGAMGALKGPLHGGANEAVLHILDEIGTAAAVGPWLDAALAEKRKIMGFGHRVYKRGDSRVPTMKAALDTLVAHYDRPDVAELYETLEREFVERKGIYPNLDYPSGPAYNLIGFDTVTFTPLFVAARITGWTAHIIEQQGSNALIRPLSAYSGPDERHVDGYVPDEAAAEAAERPEESAG